Below is a window of Myxococcales bacterium DNA.
GGCCGACTCGGTGGCGGCGCTCCGGCGGTATTTGCGCTTCAGTATCGGTCTCACCTCGCTCGTGTTCCTGTCTTACGGTCTGCACGACCTGCTGGTGGTGCCCGAGGTTCACGAGCGCGCGTGGCTCGTTCGCTACGGGTTGTTCGGACCGATTGCCGTCGCCGTGTACGCGCTCATCGGCTCCCGCTTCCTCGCTCGCTTCGGACAGCTCGCGATGCTGGTGTACGGGCTCGCCGCGAGCGGAGTGGTGCTCTACATCGGTGCCATCGCCGGGCGCGACGGTTTCTTCCTCTACACCTCGTACTCGGTGTTGTTCGTGACCGTGGGCCCCTTCGTCGCGCGCATGACGCCGGTGACGCAGATCGGCTACACCCTCGCGTCGCTGAGCCTCTACAATCTCCTCGAGGCGGTCCAGGTTGGAAGCCCGCTCTCGGTCCGCGCTTCCATCAGCACGACTCTGCTCTCCCTGGGCGCGATTGGCGCGCTGATTTCCCGGGAGCTCGAGGGGCAGGCGCGCGACGCGTTCTTGCAACGCCGCCTCATCAGCCAGCAGGTGGAGGCCATCGAGCGCGAGAAGGAGCGCAGCGAAGAGCTGCTCTTGAACGTGTTGCCGCCGAGCATCGCCCAGCGGTTGATGAGCGAAGACGGCGCGATCGCCGACGGTTTCGCCCAGGTCTCGGTGCTGTTCGCCGACATCGTCGGGTTTACCGAGATGTCGCAGCGCCTCACGCCGCAACAGGTCGTGATGCGCCTGAACCAGATCTTCTCCAGCTTCGATGATCTGGTCGACAAGTTGAAGCTCGAGAAGATCAAGACGATTGGCGACGCCTACATGGTCGCGGGCGGGCTCCACAGCCACGAGTACGATCACGCCCAGACCATCGCCGAGATGGCCCTGGCGATGCAGCGGCGAATGCTCGAGTTCAGCCGGGAGTTCGGCGACGACCTCAGCTTGCGAATTGGCATCAATACCGGCCCCGTCGTGGCGGGGGTGATCGGCAAGAAGAAGTTCATCTACGACGTGTGGGGTGACACCGTGAACATTGCGAGCCGCATGGAGAGTCACTCGGAGCCGCGCAGCATTCAGGTCTCCGAGTCGACCTACGAGCTGCTGAAAGATCGATACGAGCTGCGCGCGCGCGGTGAGCTCGAGGTCAAGGGCAAAGGCAAGATGAAGACCTGGTTCCTGGTCGGGCTCGTGCCGGACTCAGTCGGCCGGCGCCCTGCCTCGACGCAGCTGCCGCAGAAGGTCAAGCCGAGCTGAGCGCCCGAACGGCGTCGCGGGTCTCGTCACGGCCGGCGACCGAGAGTTGGTAGTCGCGCGGCTCGAAGCGCGCCGTGGCCAGGCGAAACTCCGCGCACATGCCGGGCCAGATGGTGGTGTTCTTGCCGCTCTCGTTCAGGTACCAGCTGCGGCAGCCGGTGTGCCAGACGGTCGTCTGCAAGCGTTCCTGGAGTCGTTCGTTGAAGCGGTCCTGCGCCTCCCTTCGCACCGCGAGATAGGTGTCGGGTTTGCGCCGCAGGAGCTGCACACAGCGCATGACGAGCGCAAGCTGGGACTCGATCATGAAGATGATCGAGTTGTGGCCCAGTCCCGTATTCGGCCCGACCAGCATGAACAGGTTGGGGAACCCGGCCACCGTGGTGCCGAGGTGCGCCTCGGCGCCATGCTCCGCCCACAGCGCGCCGAGCTCCTGGCCGCGGTCGCCCGTCACGCGGAGTGAGCCCAGGTAGTCGTGCACGTCGAAGCCCGTGCCGAACACGACGGCGTCGACCTCGCGTTCGACGCCGTCGTTGCCGACCACGGAGTGCTCGGTGAGCTCGCGGATACCGGCGGTCGAGAGCTCGACGTTCGGCTGGGCGAGGGCAGGGTAGAAGGTGTTCGACATCAGGATGCGCTTGCAGCCCATCCGGTACTGCGGCGTGAGCTTTTCGCGCAGCTCGGGATCGGAGATCGACTGACGCAAATGGCGCAGGGCCAGCCGTTCGATCAGTCGGAGCACCCGCGGTTCGTTGACGAAGGCGAAGCCCCTGACCTCGTGGGACCAGAAGATCGCCTGGCGGTGCAACAGACGCGCGCCGG
It encodes the following:
- a CDS encoding NAD(P)/FAD-dependent oxidoreductase, with amino-acid sequence MAISLARAGIRDFVVLEKAQTLGGTWRDNLYPGCACDVPSHVYSFSFAPNPDWTETYATQAEIRRYMERCADQFAVRRHLRFGQEAVSATFDAESGRWTVTTASGETLRARIVVSGLGPLSRFSLPKLPGLERFRGHKFHSAAWDTSFDPRGKCIASIGTGASAIQFVPELAKTARRLHVFQRTPAWILPRRERRYRGLERWAFARVPGARLLHRQAIFWSHEVRGFAFVNEPRVLRLIERLALRHLRQSISDPELREKLTPQYRMGCKRILMSNTFYPALAQPNVELSTAGIRELTEHSVVGNDGVEREVDAVVFGTGFDVHDYLGSLRVTGDRGQELGALWAEHGAEAHLGTTVAGFPNLFMLVGPNTGLGHNSIIFMIESQLALVMRCVQLLRRKPDTYLAVRREAQDRFNERLQERLQTTVWHTGCRSWYLNESGKNTTIWPGMCAEFRLATARFEPRDYQLSVAGRDETRDAVRALSSA